The genomic region CCTCCGGGTTCTCCAGGTCCATCCTGGCGAGCACCCGCTCCGCCCTCTCGGATGATACCATAAAGGTGTCCCCTTCTCTGGAAACGACCACCTTCTCCCTTTTGGGCCGGGGACGAAATACCTTTAGCGCCTCGGGTGGTTGAGGCGCGGATGCTGTGTCCAGCACCTCATAAGCCTTCGCCATTAGCGAGTGCACCCCTTCGGTGGAGGCCGCGGAGATAAAAAAGATCTGTGATTCCCCCTGTCCTAGCTCCCTTTCCAGTTCAGGTATGCGCTCCCTTACATGGGGTATGTCTATCTTGTTCACCACTATAAGCTGCGGCTTCTCTGCCAGCACCGGATTGTACTGTGATAGCTCGTCATTTACCCTCTCCATATCGGCAAGGGGGCTATCTGAACCGCCGTCAAGAAGGTGAATGAGCACCCTGGTACGCTCGGCATGGCGCAGGAAATCGTGCCCCAGGCCCCGTCCTCGGTGAGCACCCTCGATGAGCCCCGGTATCTCGGCCAGCACGAAGGTACTTTGTCCAACCTCCACTACCCCCAGTACCGGCTCCGTGGTAGTGAAGGGGTAGTCGGCAACCCTGGGCCGCGCCTCCGTCGCTGCCGCCAAGAGAGTTGACTTTCCTACGCTGGGATAGCCGATGATTCCCACATCTGCTATAAGCTTCAACTCGAGGATCAGTGAGGTCTCCTCCCCCACCTCCCCCTTCTGAGCTATGCGTGGCGTACGGTTAGTGGAAGTTCTAAAGCGTGCATTACCATGGCCGCCGCGACCTCCGTGCGCCACCAAAACTTGCTGTCCATCCTCTGTTAGGTCGGCGAGCAAATACCTTTCACCGCCAGCATTCCTGTAAATAAGTGTACCCGTCGGAACCATGATCCTGAGGTCGCGGCCACTTTTGCCATGCCTTTTCTTGCTAGCGCCGTTCTCCCCTTGCTCAGCATAAATATGCCTCCCCCCACGATAGAATTTTTGTAGCGTTTTCATTCCTCTATCGGCAACAAAATAAATACTGCCTCCGTTACCTCCATCACCTCCATCGGGACCTCCGAAGGGAACGTATTTTTCGTGGCGAAAGCCTACTACTCCTCCTCCGCCATTCCCGGCCTTAACCTCAAGCTCAACACGATCGATCAATTACGCACACCTTATTTTTAGTAATATTATATCAATCAAACTATATTAAACAACCTTAACAAGAATAATAAGGGATGTGTGTATGTGCAAGACAGTTACCGATTGTGAGGTGTCCACTGGTGCAAACATGGTGAGCAGAGTGTGCTGGCAGAAGTGATTGATGTGGGCAGCAAGAAACGCACATTTCTAGAGAAGGGGGTTTACATAAAAAGGATCAACTTGTGCACATTTACCGCAGGTTATGCACGGAATACGGCCGCTTCTGCACAATAGTTATGTTTTGTGGTGCCTTTATGTGGGTCTTTTGGCGAAGAGCTGCTCCCTTATCTCAATGGCGTCGCGGCGCAGCTGGGGGTTGGTATTTATCTCTAAGGAGAGTTTATCATAACCGCGGAGTATGCTAGAGTGGTCTCTATTACCCAGCACCCTGCCGATCTCGCTGAAGGAACTCCCAGTCTCCTCCCGTACCAGGTAGATAGCGAGATGACGACCCAGTACAGTCAGCTTGTCCCGCCGCTTGCCTGTAAGGGCTTCCGGTTCGAGATCGAAGTACTTGGCGACATTGGCGATAATGAGCGCTGGAGTTATGGAGCGGCGGGGCGCCGTCTCGGGGAACTCGGCGAGCGCTTGTGATGCCAGCTCAATGGTGAGGGTTACCTTGGAAAGGCGGGAGTAGGCCACAACGCGATTCAACGCGCCTTCGAGCTCGCGAATGCTCTTCTGAACCTTGCGGGCGATGAAGTCAATTACCTCCGGTGGTACCGATATCTTATTCTCCTCTGCCTTGGCTTGAAGTATGGCCAAGCGTGTCTCCAGGTCGGGAGGCTGGATATCGGCAATGAGCCCCCATTCGAAGCGGGAGCGCAGTCGGTCCTCAAGCAGGGGCATGGACTTGGGGGGGCGGTCGCTGGTTAGCACGATCTGGCGGCTGGCATTATGGAGGTCGTTAAAGGTGTGGAAGAAGCCCTCCTGCGTCTGCTCCTTCCCGATAATGAATTGGATGTCATCGATTAACAGAACATCCACACTGCGATACTTCTGGCGGAAATCCTCCGTCTTCTGCTCCCGGATGGCTTTAATGAACTCGTTGGTAAACTGCTCGGTGCTCACATAGAGCACGCTAAGCTTGGTTTTGTAAACTAAGCACCCTATGGCGTGAAGCAGGTGGGTCTTCCCTAAGCCGACGCCGCCGTAGATAAATAGCGGGTTGTAGACACGACCCGGCTTTTCCGATACCCCTAGTGCGGCGGCGTGGGCTAGTCGATTGCAATTACCAACGATAAAGGATTTGAAGGTGTACTTGGGATTAAAGTGGTTGGTTCCCGTTTTGCGGAAGTTCGTACCGGCAGAGGGTTTGCCGTTCCCCTTGGACTTGGCCGTAGTGCTCTGCTCATGAATTTGAAAACGGACACTCACACCATCCCCAATGATGCCGATGAGGGTCTTATGGATAAGCGAGGTCAGTCGCTTCTCCAGCCACTCAATGGAGAAGGTGGATGGCACGCCAACCACAAACTGATCCCCCTGATAGCTCAAGCCGACGGTGTCTTTTAACCAGGTGTCATAATTTGTCCTCGATAGCTGTAACTGAAGCTCCCCCAGTGCCGCCTCCCAGATATCCTTGGCCGACTCCTTAACCAGCATCCTTTTCACACTCCTTAATGTAGTGGCACAGATAAGGGCCCTTCGTAATCGCCATTTCAGTGATGTACCCGAGGCCGGTAGGTCGGCCTGAATCGGGAGCACTGATATTTAAGGTCGCCTGAGTCTTAGACAGTTCTATCAAGGATATCGGAAGGCGCAACAGAAACATTACCAAGAAATGCACCAGGGGTCAATATGTTTTTGCACCAATTTTGCCCCGATTTCCGTTAACTTTTTGCCCTATTTTTAAACCTCCAACACAATTTTTACGAACAATCGACGTAAAGTTATGGGTCCTCTTTTTTGCTGGTGGCTAGAATGAATAGTGCTTCCATGATAGAATATCCTTGCTACGATGCGCATCGTTTTTATGGGTGCCCCCCAGTTCGCCGTGCCAGCCCTGGAGCGGCTTATCTCTGGCGAGCACACGGTGGTCGCCATTTACACTCAGCCGGATAAGCCGGCGGGGCGTGGGCGTATGCCCTCCTTCCCTCCGATTAAGCGGGTGGCCCTGGAATATGGGCTCGAGGTGCGCCAGGTGGAAAGCTTTGCAAAGGCTGACGCCGCCGCCTCACTGGCGGATCTCAGCCCCGATGTTATCGTGGTTGCCGCCTTTGGCCAGATCCTGCCTCCACGGGTGCTCGCTGTCCCGCCCTTCGGCTGCATCAATCTGCACCCATCGCTGCTCCCCAGGCATCGCGGACCCACGCCCATCCCATCGTCGATCCTGGCCGGCGATGAGTGGACCGGCGTCTCCATCATGCTCCTTGATGAGGGCGTCGACAGCGGCCCCATCTTAGAACAGCGCAGGGTGTTAATCGCGCCTCAGGACACCACTGACTCCCTGACCGACAAGCTGGCACAGATCTCCGCCCAACTCCTGGAGGAAACGCTCCCCCGATGGCTCTCCCGCTCGCTTACTCCTCAGCCGCAGCCGGAGGAGGGAGCCACCTATACCAGGCTTATATCCAAGGGAGATGGTAATATCGACTGGCAGATCCCGGCTGTTCATATAGAGCGAATGGTGCGCGCTTATTACCCCTGGCCCGGCTGCTATACCACTTGGCGGGGGAAGATGCTCAAGATAGTGTTG from Dehalococcoidia bacterium harbors:
- the obgE gene encoding GTPase ObgE, with amino-acid sequence MIDRVELEVKAGNGGGGVVGFRHEKYVPFGGPDGGDGGNGGSIYFVADRGMKTLQKFYRGGRHIYAEQGENGASKKRHGKSGRDLRIMVPTGTLIYRNAGGERYLLADLTEDGQQVLVAHGGRGGHGNARFRTSTNRTPRIAQKGEVGEETSLILELKLIADVGIIGYPSVGKSTLLAAATEARPRVADYPFTTTEPVLGVVEVGQSTFVLAEIPGLIEGAHRGRGLGHDFLRHAERTRVLIHLLDGGSDSPLADMERVNDELSQYNPVLAEKPQLIVVNKIDIPHVRERIPELERELGQGESQIFFISAASTEGVHSLMAKAYEVLDTASAPQPPEALKVFRPRPKREKVVVSREGDTFMVSSERAERVLARMDLENPEARSYVKRQLAGMGVVGALKRAGVKPGDRVLFGKMEMIWE
- the dnaA gene encoding chromosomal replication initiator protein DnaA, with protein sequence MLVKESAKDIWEAALGELQLQLSRTNYDTWLKDTVGLSYQGDQFVVGVPSTFSIEWLEKRLTSLIHKTLIGIIGDGVSVRFQIHEQSTTAKSKGNGKPSAGTNFRKTGTNHFNPKYTFKSFIVGNCNRLAHAAALGVSEKPGRVYNPLFIYGGVGLGKTHLLHAIGCLVYKTKLSVLYVSTEQFTNEFIKAIREQKTEDFRQKYRSVDVLLIDDIQFIIGKEQTQEGFFHTFNDLHNASRQIVLTSDRPPKSMPLLEDRLRSRFEWGLIADIQPPDLETRLAILQAKAEENKISVPPEVIDFIARKVQKSIRELEGALNRVVAYSRLSKVTLTIELASQALAEFPETAPRRSITPALIIANVAKYFDLEPEALTGKRRDKLTVLGRHLAIYLVREETGSSFSEIGRVLGNRDHSSILRGYDKLSLEINTNPQLRRDAIEIREQLFAKRPT
- the fmt gene encoding methionyl-tRNA formyltransferase encodes the protein MRIVFMGAPQFAVPALERLISGEHTVVAIYTQPDKPAGRGRMPSFPPIKRVALEYGLEVRQVESFAKADAAASLADLSPDVIVVAAFGQILPPRVLAVPPFGCINLHPSLLPRHRGPTPIPSSILAGDEWTGVSIMLLDEGVDSGPILEQRRVLIAPQDTTDSLTDKLAQISAQLLEETLPRWLSRSLTPQPQPEEGATYTRLISKGDGNIDWQIPAVHIERMVRAYYPWPGCYTTWRGKMLKIVLAAPITGERGESGRVLTLPRGEVGVQCGEGILRLQGLQLEGKREMAADEFLRGQRDFVGSLLPC